Proteins encoded in a region of the Corynebacterium breve genome:
- a CDS encoding glycoside hydrolase family 25 protein, which yields MRLSLKLNSVVAALAMALAVLVVPTHSVHAMPNPLAPSGVDVAGHQHPGGEAIDWNAVAAHGERYAFIKASEGNGWTNEFYAQDVEAANNAGLLTGAYHYARPAEDARAQARHFATTLSMSSGTALPPVLDIEVSEGLNPEQLQGWTRDFLDELKAQTGRTPMIYTYRYFWKDNMANTHEFSEYPLWLAAYQNNAPKPVGGWDKLSFWQRSDNGRVAGINTPVDMNIFNGHEGQLASFAAGNLFATGGVLELMQGIPAFDELSVLEQENTALVLAILAAGVGVAAAPSLIDAAENLGFNSTDATNIAKTVEHQINSGTLPIEDLQHMAAGDYSIGDLLILLDNVNKITN from the coding sequence ATGCGTCTCTCCCTGAAACTGAATTCGGTCGTCGCTGCCTTAGCGATGGCACTTGCCGTCCTTGTTGTACCTACCCACTCTGTCCACGCAATGCCCAACCCTCTCGCGCCGTCCGGCGTCGACGTAGCTGGCCACCAGCATCCCGGTGGGGAAGCCATCGACTGGAATGCCGTCGCAGCGCACGGTGAGCGTTATGCGTTCATCAAAGCATCTGAAGGAAACGGCTGGACAAACGAGTTCTACGCACAAGATGTTGAGGCCGCCAACAATGCAGGCCTGCTGACCGGCGCATATCACTACGCGCGCCCGGCTGAAGATGCACGTGCGCAGGCTCGACACTTTGCAACGACTCTGTCGATGTCTTCCGGCACCGCCTTGCCACCAGTTCTAGACATTGAGGTCTCCGAGGGGTTGAACCCAGAACAGCTGCAGGGATGGACCCGCGACTTCCTTGACGAGCTCAAGGCCCAAACCGGCCGCACTCCGATGATCTACACCTACCGTTACTTCTGGAAAGACAATATGGCTAACACCCACGAGTTTTCCGAGTACCCACTATGGCTCGCGGCTTACCAGAACAACGCACCGAAGCCTGTTGGCGGTTGGGATAAGCTCTCTTTTTGGCAGCGCTCCGATAACGGTCGCGTAGCGGGAATTAACACCCCGGTGGACATGAACATCTTCAACGGACACGAAGGTCAATTGGCCTCCTTCGCAGCGGGCAATTTGTTTGCAACCGGTGGCGTGCTCGAACTCATGCAGGGTATCCCTGCCTTCGACGAACTCAGCGTCTTGGAGCAGGAAAACACCGCGCTGGTCCTCGCGATCTTGGCTGCGGGGGTAGGTGTTGCGGCTGCACCATCGCTTATCGACGCAGCAGAAAACCTCGGTTTCAACTCGACAGACGCGACCAACATCGCGAAGACAGTAGAGCACCAGATCAATTCGGGGACACTGCCAATTGAGGATCTGCAGCACATGGCAGCTGGCGACTACAGCATTGGTGACCTGCTGATCTTGCTGGACAACGTCAACAAAATCACCAATTAA
- a CDS encoding electron transfer flavoprotein subunit alpha/FixB family protein — MSHVYVLVEQSAGQLGPVTSELITAARPLGVVSAVVVGKPGEAVAVAPALAEAGAAQVIDATAEDYDARLILPEVDALHALGAANPAPIVVAATAAGNEIAGRLAARLASGVLTNVIGIDDNGAARHEIFGGTIVTTAAAGGACPIYTVRPGAVKAQPEAGAGAVAPMPLPVATNKDVKVFSFTPAVHGDRPDLNQANVVVSGGRGVGSEDGFHDYVEALADVLGGAVGATRDAVDEGFAPASAQIGQTGATVSPDLYFALGISGAIQHLSGMQTSGTIVAVNQDQDEPIFQIADIGIVGDLEEIVPALVAELEKR; from the coding sequence ATGTCACACGTATATGTATTGGTGGAGCAGTCCGCCGGACAGCTGGGCCCAGTTACCTCCGAGCTGATCACCGCTGCGCGTCCCTTGGGAGTAGTTTCCGCGGTGGTCGTCGGTAAGCCTGGCGAAGCAGTGGCCGTTGCGCCTGCGCTGGCTGAGGCCGGTGCCGCCCAGGTAATTGATGCGACTGCTGAAGACTACGATGCGCGCCTGATCCTCCCAGAGGTCGACGCACTCCATGCCCTGGGAGCAGCAAACCCGGCGCCTATTGTGGTTGCCGCCACCGCGGCAGGAAATGAAATCGCTGGCCGTTTGGCAGCTCGTCTCGCCTCGGGCGTATTGACCAACGTGATTGGTATCGACGATAACGGTGCCGCCCGCCATGAGATCTTTGGCGGCACGATCGTCACTACCGCTGCGGCTGGTGGTGCTTGCCCGATCTACACCGTGCGCCCGGGTGCGGTGAAGGCACAACCGGAGGCTGGTGCCGGTGCTGTGGCTCCGATGCCATTGCCGGTGGCAACGAATAAGGATGTCAAGGTTTTTTCCTTTACTCCTGCTGTTCATGGTGACCGTCCTGACCTGAATCAGGCAAACGTTGTTGTTTCTGGCGGACGCGGCGTTGGTTCGGAAGATGGCTTCCATGACTATGTCGAAGCCCTTGCCGATGTTCTCGGCGGCGCGGTTGGCGCGACCCGCGACGCAGTCGATGAAGGCTTCGCGCCGGCTTCTGCACAAATTGGCCAGACCGGTGCGACGGTATCTCCAGACCTGTATTTTGCGCTCGGCATTTCTGGCGCGATCCAGCACCTGTCGGGTATGCAGACCTCCGGCACCATCGTCGCTGTGAACCAAGACCAAGACGAACCGATCTTCCAGATTGCTGACATCGGTATCGTCGGCGACCTCGAAGAAATCGTTCCAGCACTCGTAGCGGAGCTGGAGAAGCGCTAG
- a CDS encoding cysteine desulfurase family protein — MAHYFDHAATTPMRQVAIDTWVEHTQALNPGGQYTSGRKANAVLSEAREQIAELLGAEPIEVVFTASGTEADNIGVRGLYRASSLNRVVSTEIEHPAVLETVKSLAAIEGAHVDYLPATATGHVSDLAALDSPAAVATCMWANNETGAIQPVDRIVAKANEQGTPVHIDAVQVVGRVPINFGELGATTMAMSAHKFGGPRSAGILLAKRSPVPEAVILGGGQQRGIRSGTVDVASAAATAAALSEAVTEMDQEVVLLRELRDDLVARVRAKVDDVIVTTTEPALPGHAHFMFPGASGESMIMLLDSLGIEASTGSACHSGVNRMSHVLDAMGVDERTGMGALRLTLGRTTTSADVEFLIENIAEVVRKARIAGGL, encoded by the coding sequence GTGGCTCATTACTTCGATCATGCCGCCACGACGCCGATGCGCCAGGTGGCGATCGATACGTGGGTCGAACATACACAGGCCTTGAACCCTGGCGGGCAATACACGTCGGGGCGCAAGGCCAACGCTGTGTTGTCAGAGGCTCGTGAACAGATTGCGGAGCTACTCGGAGCCGAACCGATCGAGGTGGTGTTTACCGCATCGGGGACTGAAGCGGACAATATTGGCGTGCGCGGACTCTACCGCGCGTCCTCGTTGAATCGCGTAGTTTCTACCGAGATTGAACATCCTGCAGTGCTAGAGACGGTGAAGTCTCTGGCAGCAATCGAGGGCGCCCACGTGGACTACTTGCCCGCCACAGCGACGGGTCATGTGAGCGATTTAGCGGCACTGGATTCTCCCGCTGCAGTGGCTACCTGCATGTGGGCGAACAATGAAACAGGTGCGATCCAGCCGGTAGATCGGATCGTGGCCAAGGCAAATGAGCAGGGGACGCCCGTGCATATCGATGCTGTGCAAGTGGTCGGTCGTGTGCCGATCAACTTCGGCGAGCTCGGTGCCACAACCATGGCCATGAGTGCACACAAATTTGGTGGCCCGCGCTCAGCCGGCATACTTTTGGCCAAGCGCTCGCCGGTGCCAGAGGCAGTCATTCTGGGTGGAGGTCAGCAACGCGGAATTCGTTCAGGCACAGTGGATGTCGCCTCTGCCGCAGCTACGGCTGCCGCGCTAAGCGAAGCGGTAACCGAAATGGATCAAGAGGTCGTGCTGTTAAGAGAGCTTCGCGACGATCTTGTGGCGAGAGTTCGCGCGAAAGTCGACGATGTCATCGTAACTACCACCGAACCCGCACTTCCGGGGCATGCGCACTTCATGTTCCCCGGCGCCAGCGGAGAATCGATGATTATGCTCTTGGACTCTTTGGGAATCGAGGCATCGACAGGATCAGCATGTCACAGCGGGGTTAATCGGATGAGCCACGTGCTCGATGCGATGGGGGTGGACGAGCGGACTGGTATGGGCGCATTGCGTTTGACCCTTGGGCGTACGACAACCTCCGCTGACGTTGAGTTTCTCATCGAAAATATTGCGGAGGTAGTGCGGAAAGCTCGAATCGCCGGCGGATTATAG
- a CDS encoding electron transfer flavoprotein subunit beta/FixA family protein — MSTIVVLVKNVPDTWSTKTLEGDHTLDRTNVDSVIDEINEYAVETALRIKEAEPERFNVVALSMGPAGSEEALRKALAMGIDDAVLLSDDALAGSDAVATAWALTNAINTIEDVALIVMGNESSDGSTGTLAGLLSEYRQIPALTQVGPVAVTGDVVNATRVDELGQWELEASLPAIVSVTEKAEKPRFPNFKGLQAAKKHEITVLDAATASVDPAHVGLGHSATVVQAAEEVPAREAGEIIDSGSAEDIAAQVVAKLAEKNLI; from the coding sequence ATGTCCACCATTGTGGTGCTAGTCAAGAATGTTCCTGATACTTGGTCTACCAAGACTCTCGAAGGCGATCACACGCTTGACCGCACGAACGTTGATTCCGTGATCGACGAGATCAACGAATACGCCGTGGAAACCGCGCTGCGCATCAAGGAAGCAGAACCAGAGCGATTCAACGTCGTTGCACTTTCTATGGGACCAGCAGGTTCCGAGGAGGCACTGCGCAAGGCGCTCGCCATGGGTATTGATGATGCAGTTTTGCTTAGCGACGACGCGCTGGCCGGCTCCGATGCCGTAGCTACTGCTTGGGCGCTGACCAACGCTATTAACACCATTGAGGATGTCGCCCTGATCGTCATGGGCAATGAGTCTTCGGACGGAAGCACGGGAACACTCGCTGGCCTGCTGTCCGAGTACCGCCAGATTCCTGCCCTTACACAGGTCGGTCCGGTCGCAGTTACGGGTGATGTTGTCAACGCGACCCGCGTCGACGAGCTGGGACAATGGGAGTTGGAAGCTTCACTTCCGGCGATCGTCTCCGTGACGGAGAAGGCGGAGAAGCCTCGTTTTCCAAACTTTAAGGGTCTGCAGGCGGCGAAGAAACACGAAATCACCGTGCTCGACGCTGCCACTGCCAGCGTAGATCCGGCTCACGTGGGTCTTGGTCACTCTGCAACTGTTGTACAAGCAGCAGAGGAAGTGCCGGCTCGCGAAGCAGGAGAGATTATTGATAGCGGCTCTGCGGAAGACATCGCGGCACAAGTTGTAGCGAAGCTCGCCGAAAAGAACTTGATCTAG